One genomic window of Aquisalimonas sp. 2447 includes the following:
- a CDS encoding porin — protein MAQAADVTIYGRAHLATSYLDDGADYSAANFSSNSSRIGFRVGHELRPGVRGLIQLEGGVNFSNTEDESFTSRDSFAGLEGDWGLLRGGRFNTPNKVVRGRVDLFGDQVGETRNIVRGNYRLDPSDSDTALEGFDERFRRGIAYRTPMVGGFFADVHYSFDTASSANAADGNENDAWSASVTYHDGPLYAAVAHERWNREQGDDERDVTRFAAYYDVAAFRLTGFAQTASDPDDNAYGAGVRYALRSDVHLKGQYYWLDADDGDFDADMIAMGVDYRYSPELQFYVNYARIDNDDLQTRQPWVAASPLEQSGGDDFVAGETAYAVAFGAIYNF, from the coding sequence ATGGCCCAGGCAGCAGACGTGACCATTTACGGCCGCGCTCATCTGGCCACCAGCTACCTGGACGACGGCGCTGACTACAGTGCCGCGAACTTCTCGAGCAATTCCAGCCGTATCGGCTTTCGTGTCGGGCACGAGCTGCGTCCCGGTGTGCGCGGGCTCATTCAGCTGGAGGGCGGCGTGAACTTCAGCAACACGGAGGACGAGAGTTTCACGTCACGAGACAGTTTTGCCGGTCTGGAAGGGGACTGGGGACTGCTCCGCGGCGGGCGTTTCAATACGCCCAACAAGGTGGTGCGGGGGCGCGTGGACCTGTTCGGGGACCAGGTGGGCGAGACGCGCAACATCGTACGCGGCAATTATCGCCTGGATCCGAGCGACTCGGATACGGCGCTGGAGGGTTTTGATGAGCGCTTCCGGCGGGGCATTGCCTATCGCACGCCGATGGTGGGCGGATTTTTTGCGGATGTTCACTACAGCTTTGATACCGCCTCGAGCGCCAATGCCGCGGACGGCAACGAGAACGACGCCTGGAGCGCTTCGGTCACCTACCATGACGGCCCCCTCTATGCCGCTGTTGCCCATGAACGCTGGAACCGGGAGCAGGGCGACGATGAGCGCGATGTCACGCGGTTTGCCGCCTATTACGACGTTGCCGCGTTCCGCCTGACGGGCTTCGCCCAGACCGCGTCGGACCCGGATGACAACGCCTATGGGGCGGGGGTGCGCTACGCGCTGCGTTCCGATGTCCACCTCAAGGGGCAGTACTACTGGCTGGATGCGGATGACGGCGATTTCGACGCGGACATGATCGCGATGGGCGTCGATTATCGGTACAGCCCCGAGCTGCAGTTCTACGTGAACTATGCGCGCATCGACAACGACGATCTGCAGACCCGGCAACCGTGGGTGGCCGCGAGCCCGCTGGAGCAGAGCGGAGGCGATGATTTCGTCGCTGGTGAGACCGCTTATGCCGTGGCATTCGGAGCGATCTACAACTTCTGA
- a CDS encoding methyltransferase domain-containing protein → MDQEQDLHEARLRYALGAVMNSRADSLLDIGCGSGTLLKRAVRQARFRRIVGLEVSGEALAVARRELRDHLHGGEPLELIQGSCLDDPQRLAGFDAAALVETIEHLDPRHLSRLETNLFAHACPGTIVVTTPNREYNVLYGLHQDERRDPDHRFEWDRRRFGAWAHRLARQHGYQVCISGIGEAHPEFGCPTQAARFTRRLVDNAVA, encoded by the coding sequence ATGGATCAGGAACAGGATCTGCACGAGGCGCGGCTGCGTTATGCTCTCGGCGCCGTCATGAACAGTCGCGCGGACTCGCTGCTGGATATCGGCTGTGGCTCCGGGACATTGCTCAAACGCGCAGTGAGACAGGCCCGATTCCGGCGCATCGTCGGCCTGGAAGTCTCCGGCGAGGCCCTGGCAGTGGCGCGACGGGAACTCCGGGACCATCTCCACGGTGGCGAGCCCCTGGAACTGATCCAGGGCTCCTGCCTGGACGACCCGCAACGACTTGCGGGCTTCGATGCCGCCGCCCTGGTGGAAACCATCGAACACCTGGACCCGCGCCACCTGTCGCGCCTGGAAACCAATCTGTTCGCCCATGCGTGCCCGGGGACCATCGTGGTAACCACGCCCAACCGGGAGTACAACGTGCTCTACGGCCTGCATCAGGACGAACGCCGGGACCCGGACCATCGCTTCGAGTGGGATCGCCGCCGCTTCGGCGCCTGGGCCCACCGCCTGGCGCGGCAGCACGGCTACCAGGTGTGCATCAGCGGCATCGGCGAGGCCCACCCGGAGTTCGGCTGCCCCACCCAGGCGGCGCGGTTCACGCGACGCCTTGTTGACAACGCGGTCGCCTGA
- a CDS encoding VIT1/CCC1 transporter family protein, which translates to MTQQLEHSHDPQAIRRRLASGNRPSYLPDAILGGIDGCITTLAVVASVAGAGLPGVVAFVLGVASLIADAFSMGVSNYQAVKSTEDARRRLREQEKRHVATDPHGEREEIRAIFEAKGFQGDALENIVETITDDHRLWVDTMLMEEHGLALTGPSAGKAGLATFTTFVFVGFIPLLPFLVPVFTGGEYFVASALITALALFGIGYVKGVILDMNRWRAGMETLLMGGGAALVAFLVGTVLEPMLADLRFL; encoded by the coding sequence ATGACGCAGCAACTCGAACACAGCCACGATCCCCAGGCGATTCGGCGGCGTCTGGCATCCGGCAATCGCCCCAGTTATCTGCCGGATGCCATTCTCGGCGGCATCGACGGCTGCATCACCACCCTGGCGGTCGTCGCCAGTGTCGCCGGTGCCGGGCTGCCCGGCGTGGTCGCCTTCGTGCTCGGTGTTGCCAGCCTCATCGCCGATGCCTTCAGCATGGGCGTGAGCAACTATCAGGCGGTGAAGAGCACCGAGGACGCACGCCGCCGCTTGCGCGAACAGGAAAAACGCCATGTCGCCACGGATCCACACGGAGAGCGTGAGGAGATCCGGGCCATCTTCGAGGCCAAGGGATTCCAGGGCGACGCCCTGGAGAACATCGTCGAGACCATCACCGACGACCACCGCCTGTGGGTTGACACCATGCTTATGGAAGAGCACGGCCTGGCCCTCACCGGGCCTTCCGCGGGCAAGGCAGGGCTGGCCACCTTCACCACTTTCGTGTTCGTGGGGTTCATTCCCCTGCTGCCTTTTCTGGTGCCGGTCTTCACCGGCGGCGAGTATTTCGTTGCCAGCGCACTGATTACCGCTCTGGCCCTGTTCGGTATCGGTTACGTCAAGGGCGTGATCCTGGACATGAATCGCTGGCGCGCTGGCATGGAAACCCTGCTGATGGGCGGTGGCGCGGCCCTGGTGGCCTTCCTGGTGGGTACCGTGCTGGAACCGATGCTCGCCGATCTCCGCTTTCTCTGA
- a CDS encoding FAD:protein FMN transferase, which produces MTTPTANRLTPFLFLAVLLAVACGNEARTATEPTVVHGSTFGTFYQITLSGDWSEPELGELQAGVEEVLEDVDRTMSTYRDDSELNRLSGTPTGEWVTVSGPLYQVLSISQEVARATDGAFDITVGGVVRRWGFGPDQRPERTPSAKDLEDALDAVGHAGLELDPEQRMARRTADFELDVSATAKGYGIDAVAGFLDDQGVGRYLVNIGGDMRAGERPSSERAWRVGIQQPDDRQPTPMTIVPLEHMAITTSGDYRNYYEEDGQRYSHLIDPRTGRPVDHRLASVTVLHPLAARADAFATGLMILGPDDAMAVAEEQKLKVLLIVRGDDGFRTRTSPALRAYLDRQGGDRPE; this is translated from the coding sequence ATGACGACGCCCACGGCAAACCGTCTTACACCATTCCTGTTCCTTGCAGTGCTGCTGGCTGTTGCATGCGGAAACGAGGCGCGGACGGCCACCGAGCCCACTGTCGTGCACGGCAGTACCTTCGGCACCTTTTATCAGATCACCCTCTCCGGCGACTGGTCCGAACCGGAACTCGGGGAACTGCAGGCCGGCGTGGAGGAGGTCCTGGAGGACGTTGACCGCACCATGTCCACCTACCGGGACGACTCGGAGCTCAACCGTCTCAGCGGCACGCCCACGGGGGAATGGGTGACCGTCTCCGGGCCGCTCTACCAGGTGCTGTCCATCAGCCAGGAGGTGGCCCGGGCAACGGACGGCGCCTTCGACATCACCGTGGGCGGCGTTGTCCGACGCTGGGGGTTCGGGCCCGATCAACGCCCGGAACGCACACCTTCGGCGAAGGACCTCGAAGACGCCCTGGACGCCGTGGGTCATGCCGGGCTGGAACTCGACCCGGAGCAGCGCATGGCGCGACGCACGGCAGACTTCGAACTGGACGTCTCCGCCACTGCCAAGGGCTACGGCATTGATGCCGTGGCCGGGTTCCTCGACGACCAGGGCGTTGGGCGCTACCTGGTCAACATCGGCGGTGACATGCGTGCCGGCGAGCGGCCCAGCAGCGAGCGCGCCTGGCGTGTGGGCATCCAGCAACCCGATGATCGGCAACCGACGCCAATGACCATCGTGCCCCTGGAGCACATGGCCATCACCACCTCCGGGGACTACCGCAACTACTACGAGGAGGACGGTCAACGGTACTCCCACCTGATCGACCCCCGCACCGGCCGCCCGGTGGACCACCGCCTCGCTTCGGTGACCGTCCTGCACCCCCTGGCGGCGCGGGCGGACGCCTTCGCCACCGGGCTGATGATCCTGGGCCCCGACGACGCCATGGCGGTCGCGGAAGAACAGAAGCTGAAAGTGCTGTTGATCGTACGCGGTGATGACGGGTTCCGTACCCGCACCAGCCCCGCCCTGAGGGCCTACCTGGACCGTCAGGGCGGCGACCGCCCCGAGTGA
- a CDS encoding response regulator has product MNKDISQCLKKADAPRVLIAEDDPANLVMMRAMFERLGCQVDTVTNGEDAVQTALAKRYTLVCMDVTMPGMAGDEAVRLIRCKERQGHDGGALTPIIALSGHAHAEARESLFAAGVDDYVTKPVRRETLEDLLRRYIDVSA; this is encoded by the coding sequence GTGAACAAAGACATATCGCAGTGTCTGAAGAAGGCGGATGCGCCCAGGGTGCTGATCGCCGAGGATGACCCGGCGAATCTGGTCATGATGCGCGCCATGTTCGAGCGCCTGGGCTGCCAGGTGGATACGGTGACCAATGGCGAAGATGCCGTGCAGACCGCCCTGGCGAAACGCTACACTCTCGTCTGCATGGATGTCACCATGCCCGGCATGGCGGGCGACGAAGCTGTACGGCTGATTCGCTGCAAGGAACGGCAGGGCCACGATGGTGGCGCGCTTACGCCCATTATTGCGCTCTCCGGGCATGCCCATGCCGAGGCGCGGGAGTCGCTTTTCGCCGCCGGGGTGGATGACTATGTCACCAAGCCGGTGCGGCGGGAAACCCTGGAGGACCTGTTGCGCCGTTATATCGACGTCTCGGCGTAA
- a CDS encoding GGDEF domain-containing protein, which produces MMTPMTDRAVGIEPQRLLVFQTLLIFTVAGCLLFGALNISRGIYPLAAIELMMGGVSVWLFVRSMKDGLTQNWLMVYLALFFSAMMAAIATPESSPTVFVWVFLIPLVSHLLLGARRGLIFSLLFLSVAAVTYFYRLGGSAALLEPVAIANVVVCAVLLTGLSYAYESAREKTERRLQELASTDPLTGLPNRSMLEPALQRQIGDAARRRTPFAMLSMDLDHFKTINDQRGHEAGDRALLAFADLLRQRLRASDLPCRWGGEEFQVLLSDTEPDGAARIAEEIRSSLENMRVELDDGELVMTVSIGVASYPLDAEDPASLLIMADRRLYQAKVRGRNQVVDSRSLPVKWPEAGEIGEAPG; this is translated from the coding sequence ATGATGACACCGATGACGGACAGGGCGGTAGGTATTGAACCCCAGCGACTGCTGGTGTTTCAGACTCTGCTGATATTTACCGTCGCCGGATGCCTGTTGTTCGGTGCGCTGAATATCAGTCGCGGGATCTACCCGCTGGCGGCCATCGAGCTGATGATGGGCGGCGTGTCCGTCTGGCTGTTCGTTCGCAGCATGAAGGACGGGCTGACCCAGAACTGGCTGATGGTGTATCTGGCACTGTTCTTCAGCGCCATGATGGCGGCGATTGCCACGCCGGAATCCAGCCCCACCGTTTTTGTCTGGGTCTTCCTGATTCCCCTCGTCTCTCACCTGCTGCTTGGCGCACGGCGCGGGCTGATCTTTTCCCTGCTGTTCCTATCGGTCGCGGCCGTCACGTATTTCTACCGGCTCGGCGGGTCCGCAGCGCTCCTGGAGCCGGTTGCCATTGCCAACGTGGTCGTTTGCGCAGTCCTGTTGACAGGGCTGTCCTATGCTTACGAATCCGCGCGTGAGAAGACCGAGCGCCGGCTGCAGGAGCTGGCGTCCACTGATCCCCTGACAGGGTTGCCGAACCGCTCCATGCTGGAGCCGGCGCTGCAACGCCAGATCGGTGACGCCGCGCGCCGGCGGACGCCGTTTGCGATGCTTTCCATGGATCTCGACCATTTCAAGACCATCAACGACCAACGTGGCCATGAGGCCGGCGATCGCGCGCTGCTTGCGTTTGCTGACCTCCTGCGACAGCGGCTGCGTGCCAGCGATCTGCCATGCCGCTGGGGCGGCGAGGAGTTCCAGGTGCTGCTGAGCGATACGGAGCCGGACGGCGCAGCCCGCATTGCCGAGGAAATCCGCAGCAGCCTGGAGAACATGCGGGTGGAACTCGATGACGGCGAACTGGTCATGACAGTCAGTATCGGGGTAGCGTCGTATCCTCTGGACGCGGAAGATCCCGCCAGCCTGCTCATCATGGCCGACCGCAGGCTCTATCAGGCGAAGGTAAGGGGGCGGAACCAGGTGGTGGACAGCCGTAGCCTGCCCGTCAAGTGGCCCGAGGCCGGCGAGATTGGGGAGGCGCCCGGCTGA
- a CDS encoding DUF1007 family protein, which produces MACRHWLVFIALLALLLVPGPATSHPHAWIDLRTQLVVDDDGQAKGLRQHWEIDPLYSLMLMEEFGAGGDDGDRGEALQRLADTMLGNMAEFDYMTRLSIDGERAVWEQVQDVQLTVDDATDSLHFRFTLLLSEPLALAGREMEYAVYDPTYYIEVLHVDDEAIDTGALGSECSVRIREPDPPESLVERMARIDRSGEPAEEDIGQRFAERVRIACSA; this is translated from the coding sequence GTGGCGTGTCGGCACTGGCTGGTGTTCATTGCGCTTCTCGCGCTGCTGCTTGTGCCCGGGCCTGCGACCTCTCACCCGCATGCCTGGATCGATCTGCGTACCCAGCTGGTGGTCGACGACGATGGTCAGGCGAAGGGGCTGCGCCAGCACTGGGAAATCGATCCGCTCTACAGCCTGATGCTCATGGAGGAGTTCGGCGCTGGCGGTGACGATGGGGACCGGGGTGAGGCGCTGCAGCGCCTGGCAGACACCATGCTCGGCAACATGGCGGAGTTCGACTACATGACCAGGCTGAGCATCGACGGCGAGCGCGCGGTCTGGGAACAGGTCCAGGACGTGCAGCTGACGGTGGATGATGCTACCGACTCCCTGCATTTCCGGTTCACCCTGCTGTTGAGTGAGCCACTGGCCCTTGCTGGGCGTGAAATGGAATACGCGGTTTATGATCCGACCTATTACATTGAGGTGTTGCATGTGGACGATGAGGCCATCGACACCGGCGCGCTGGGTTCCGAGTGCTCTGTCCGGATCCGGGAGCCGGATCCGCCGGAGTCCCTGGTGGAGCGCATGGCCCGGATCGATCGTAGCGGCGAACCCGCGGAAGAGGACATAGGCCAGCGGTTCGCCGAGCGGGTGAGGATCGCCTGCAGTGCATAG
- a CDS encoding nickel/cobalt transporter — MHRVVLLLVPLLLFLAAPASGSPLSDRDGADGGQQQQTAEHDSGERSLWQRYIGWIVAEQRSLHRALTERVRALRSDAGVSEFVALLGLCFLYGLFHAAGPGHGKAVISTYLLTHRTRVLQGVALSTAASLLQGATAVVLVLALVHVAGWLSRDVMQQSVSMELVSFGLIAGLGGFLMARAGRQLWRTHGTGRLTGADAHHAGSGHCCGGHHVAPDAGEGGRVWPAAATVLAVGARPCTGAILVLVAANLLGLWFVGVAAVAAMSLGTALAVAVLACIAVYARGWAGRIASARTGRWRYAGDVVAFTGGAIICLLGMLLLVTALSTPLASPGVLA, encoded by the coding sequence GTGCATAGAGTCGTCCTGCTCCTGGTGCCTTTGCTGTTGTTCCTTGCCGCTCCCGCGTCGGGCTCGCCGCTGTCGGACCGTGACGGGGCCGACGGGGGTCAGCAGCAGCAAACGGCAGAGCATGATTCTGGCGAACGATCACTGTGGCAGCGCTACATCGGTTGGATCGTCGCCGAGCAGCGGTCGCTGCACCGCGCGCTCACCGAGAGGGTCAGGGCGCTACGCAGCGACGCCGGTGTCTCGGAGTTCGTCGCATTGCTGGGGCTGTGTTTTCTCTACGGTCTGTTCCACGCTGCCGGGCCCGGCCACGGCAAGGCGGTGATCAGTACCTACCTGCTCACCCATCGCACCCGCGTGCTCCAGGGAGTTGCGTTGTCCACCGCGGCGTCGCTGCTTCAGGGGGCCACCGCCGTTGTGCTGGTTCTGGCACTGGTCCACGTCGCCGGCTGGCTGAGTCGGGACGTGATGCAGCAGTCTGTGTCCATGGAGCTGGTCAGCTTCGGTCTCATCGCCGGCCTGGGTGGTTTCCTCATGGCTCGGGCCGGGCGCCAGCTCTGGCGAACTCACGGCACCGGGCGTCTCACGGGTGCAGATGCGCACCACGCAGGTTCCGGGCACTGCTGCGGTGGCCACCATGTGGCGCCGGATGCCGGGGAGGGCGGGCGTGTCTGGCCGGCGGCGGCAACGGTACTGGCTGTGGGTGCGCGGCCATGCACGGGCGCTATTCTGGTTCTTGTGGCGGCCAATCTGCTGGGGCTCTGGTTCGTGGGGGTTGCCGCCGTGGCGGCCATGTCCCTGGGCACGGCCCTGGCGGTGGCAGTGCTTGCCTGTATCGCGGTTTACGCCCGCGGCTGGGCCGGGCGTATCGCTTCCGCGCGCACCGGCCGCTGGCGGTATGCCGGGGACGTCGTTGCGTTCACCGGCGGTGCCATCATCTGTCTGCTGGGCATGCTTCTTCTGGTGACCGCCCTGTCCACGCCCCTGGCGTCGCCAGGCGTTCTGGCCTAG
- a CDS encoding DUF2141 domain-containing protein has translation MTHTITHTGLGLVLGLGVVAAQAADLRVSVENLKSDTGHLMIAVYGSEAAFDDREGAVEEIRKAVSGDRVAVTFADLDAGDYAIAAFQDVNGNGDLDTNLLGMPREPWGFSRDASGGMGPPAFGDAAFAIDGETVDMTIRLNRP, from the coding sequence ATGACACACACCATCACACACACCGGGCTCGGTCTTGTTCTGGGGCTGGGGGTTGTCGCTGCCCAGGCGGCGGATCTGCGGGTTTCGGTGGAGAACCTCAAGTCGGATACCGGCCACCTGATGATCGCCGTCTACGGCAGCGAAGCGGCGTTCGATGACCGCGAAGGTGCGGTGGAGGAAATCCGCAAAGCGGTCAGCGGTGACCGCGTGGCGGTCACGTTCGCCGACCTCGATGCCGGTGACTACGCCATCGCCGCCTTCCAGGACGTCAACGGCAATGGCGACCTGGACACCAACCTGCTCGGAATGCCGCGGGAGCCCTGGGGGTTCAGCCGGGATGCCTCGGGCGGCATGGGCCCGCCGGCGTTCGGTGACGCCGCGTTCGCCATCGACGGCGAGACCGTGGACATGACCATTCGCCTCAATCGTCCCTGA
- a CDS encoding carotenoid oxygenase family protein, protein MNRRDFMQLMGLGGAGLVLPGSMTHALAGEPASPDWHLGFQNPRAEELYTPALTLDGRLPRGLAGTFYRNGPARHELGDRRYSHWFDGDGMVHAYRLGDGRISHHARFVGTPKYRAETCAGIFRRPAFGTVFPDAEPTGSPDAINTANTNILPFDDRLLALWEGGSAWEVNPETLATGQRVTWSEELEGAPFSAHPAVDTDGTLWNFGVVPGDGALVLYEIAPSGALRQAEVVSLDASPMVHDFAITRRHLVFLLPPFRLDPERFGRGESFIDSHRWHGDDPMRVLVIDKSDWSRKRWFDLPAGLHFHIGNAWEDRAGVIRFDYTRYENADFVTRAARGFMRGEEIPYAGGHTALVRLDTRKARIEQAVMPEETEFPRVDPRRTGKRYRQLYTTLRTEAAAHPLSNGVLRRDLDSGETEHYDFGARVITEEHVFVPRQGGEGDGWLIGTALDLDRQVSLVSVFRAGALADGPVAQAHLPYPLPLGFHGNWKEA, encoded by the coding sequence ATGAATCGCAGGGATTTCATGCAGCTGATGGGGCTGGGGGGCGCCGGGCTGGTGCTGCCGGGCTCCATGACCCACGCACTGGCCGGCGAGCCCGCGAGCCCGGACTGGCATCTGGGTTTTCAGAACCCCCGCGCGGAGGAGTTGTATACACCGGCACTGACGCTGGATGGGCGGCTGCCGAGAGGCCTGGCGGGCACCTTCTACCGCAACGGGCCTGCGCGTCACGAGCTCGGCGATCGCCGCTACAGCCACTGGTTCGACGGCGACGGCATGGTCCACGCCTACCGCCTCGGGGACGGCCGCATCAGCCACCACGCCCGTTTCGTGGGCACGCCCAAGTACCGCGCCGAGACCTGTGCCGGGATCTTCCGGCGACCGGCGTTCGGGACGGTGTTCCCGGATGCCGAGCCCACCGGCAGCCCCGATGCCATCAACACCGCCAACACCAACATCCTGCCCTTTGACGACCGCCTCCTGGCATTGTGGGAGGGCGGCTCCGCCTGGGAGGTAAACCCCGAGACACTTGCCACGGGGCAGCGTGTGACCTGGAGCGAGGAGCTGGAGGGAGCGCCGTTCTCCGCCCACCCCGCCGTGGACACCGACGGTACGCTGTGGAACTTTGGCGTGGTTCCGGGTGACGGGGCACTTGTGCTCTACGAGATCGCGCCGTCGGGGGCGCTTCGGCAGGCCGAGGTGGTGTCCCTGGACGCGTCGCCCATGGTGCACGACTTTGCCATCACCCGCCGCCACCTGGTGTTCCTGCTGCCGCCGTTCCGGCTGGATCCGGAACGCTTCGGCCGCGGTGAGAGTTTTATCGACAGCCACCGCTGGCACGGCGACGACCCAATGCGGGTGCTTGTCATTGACAAGAGTGACTGGTCGCGCAAGCGCTGGTTCGACCTGCCCGCCGGTCTGCACTTCCATATAGGCAACGCCTGGGAGGACCGTGCCGGGGTGATCCGCTTCGACTACACCCGCTATGAAAACGCCGATTTCGTGACCAGGGCCGCCCGCGGATTCATGCGCGGCGAGGAGATCCCGTACGCCGGTGGGCACACGGCGCTGGTGCGCCTTGACACCCGCAAGGCCCGGATCGAGCAGGCCGTCATGCCCGAGGAGACCGAGTTCCCGCGGGTGGACCCGCGCCGCACAGGCAAGCGCTACCGGCAGCTCTACACCACGCTGCGTACCGAAGCGGCCGCCCATCCGCTCTCCAACGGCGTGTTGCGGCGTGATCTCGACAGCGGTGAGACCGAGCATTACGACTTCGGCGCCCGCGTGATCACCGAGGAACACGTGTTCGTTCCCCGGCAGGGCGGCGAGGGCGACGGCTGGCTGATCGGCACGGCACTGGATCTGGACCGGCAGGTGTCGCTGGTCTCGGTGTTCCGGGCCGGAGCCCTGGCCGACGGGCCGGTGGCCCAGGCGCATCTGCCGTACCCGCTGCCCCTGGGTTTCCACGGCAACTGGAAGGAGGCATGA
- a CDS encoding DUF2269 domain-containing protein: MTMEIYSLLKLLHILGAVLLLGNIMVTAWWKAMADRTRDPVVLAFAQRQVTLTDILFTTVGVLLLGGSGYAMVFTGPWSLDTPWLDWGQTLFLATGLIWVGVLIPIQVVQARMARAFTDGGEIPVRYRQLSVLWMGVGVIAVILPLAAFSLMVLKPV; the protein is encoded by the coding sequence ATGACCATGGAGATCTACAGCCTGCTGAAACTGCTCCATATCCTTGGCGCGGTCCTGCTTCTGGGGAACATCATGGTCACCGCCTGGTGGAAGGCAATGGCGGACCGCACTCGCGACCCTGTCGTGCTCGCCTTCGCCCAGCGGCAGGTCACCCTGACGGACATCCTGTTCACCACCGTCGGCGTGCTGCTGCTCGGTGGCAGTGGCTACGCCATGGTGTTCACCGGGCCCTGGAGTCTGGATACGCCGTGGCTGGACTGGGGCCAGACGCTGTTTCTCGCCACCGGCCTGATCTGGGTGGGTGTTCTCATTCCAATCCAGGTGGTCCAGGCGCGCATGGCCCGCGCCTTCACCGACGGCGGCGAGATTCCCGTTCGCTACCGGCAATTGTCGGTCCTCTGGATGGGGGTCGGCGTCATTGCTGTGATTTTACCCCTGGCCGCGTTCTCGCTTATGGTGCTGAAACCGGTCTAG
- a CDS encoding sensor histidine kinase → MADEQGNTVPQGASGWGGMRFLWRLLWTLVFNSFIAAFLTAIGYGGTFAVNMLFAQCIGLSIFAMIELVPFRRLAGGGLVLAIVIAVAVGALLGVVLALWMTGVADERARAPVILFLQTVAIALVFGGIAGYYFFSRERLLRTRTSLQRQELLRLEAERDRAATELRLLRAQVEPHMLFNSLAHVQSLIDSNPELGKRMLGHLIGYLRSALIHARQPRAPLGEEIRLLEHYLAVYRLRTGDRLDYRIDVPDALRTAVLPPMLLQPLVENAIRHGIEPAMEGGEVRIAATGAHGRLSLVVSDSGAGFGAAGGGTGTGLANLRERLTALYGNQACLRLVERPGGGVEARLELPLEDA, encoded by the coding sequence GTGGCAGACGAGCAGGGCAACACGGTCCCGCAGGGTGCCAGCGGCTGGGGTGGCATGCGATTTCTCTGGCGGCTGCTCTGGACGTTGGTGTTCAACAGCTTCATCGCCGCCTTTCTCACCGCCATTGGCTACGGCGGCACCTTCGCGGTGAACATGCTGTTCGCCCAGTGCATTGGTCTGAGCATCTTTGCGATGATCGAACTGGTGCCGTTTCGACGGCTGGCGGGTGGCGGACTGGTGCTGGCCATTGTCATTGCCGTGGCTGTCGGGGCGTTGCTTGGGGTCGTGCTGGCGCTGTGGATGACCGGCGTCGCCGATGAACGGGCGCGTGCACCGGTCATTCTGTTCCTGCAGACGGTGGCCATCGCGCTGGTGTTCGGCGGGATTGCCGGCTATTACTTCTTCAGCCGGGAACGTCTTCTGCGCACGCGGACCAGTCTGCAGCGCCAGGAGCTGCTACGTCTCGAAGCCGAGCGAGACAGGGCGGCCACGGAGCTTCGCCTGCTCCGTGCTCAGGTCGAGCCGCACATGCTGTTCAACTCACTGGCCCATGTGCAAAGCCTGATCGACAGCAACCCCGAACTCGGCAAGCGCATGCTCGGCCATCTGATCGGGTACCTGCGGTCCGCGCTCATCCATGCACGCCAGCCACGCGCCCCGCTCGGAGAGGAGATCCGCCTGCTGGAGCATTACCTGGCAGTGTATCGACTGCGGACTGGGGACCGCCTGGACTACCGGATCGACGTCCCCGATGCCTTGCGCACAGCGGTGTTGCCGCCCATGTTGTTGCAGCCGCTGGTGGAGAACGCCATCCGGCACGGGATCGAGCCGGCCATGGAGGGTGGCGAGGTCAGGATTGCGGCGACAGGTGCCCATGGCCGGCTGTCCCTGGTGGTCAGCGATAGTGGCGCTGGATTCGGTGCGGCCGGCGGCGGCACCGGCACGGGGCTGGCCAATCTCCGTGAGCGTCTCACTGCGTTGTACGGTAATCAGGCCTGTCTGCGCCTGGTGGAGAGGCCAGGCGGCGGCGTGGAAGCACGCCTGGAGCTGCCGCTGGAGGATGCATGA